The following are encoded together in the Weissella soli genome:
- the infA gene encoding translation initiation factor IF-1: MANDVIEISGVVKETLPNAMFTVELENGAAILAHVSGKIRKNFIRILPGDRVTVEMSPYDLTKGRITYRFK; this comes from the coding sequence GTGGCCAACGATGTTATTGAAATTTCTGGTGTGGTAAAGGAAACTTTGCCAAATGCCATGTTTACCGTTGAATTGGAAAACGGCGCCGCCATTCTTGCTCACGTTTCTGGGAAGATCCGAAAGAATTTTATTCGTATTCTGCCTGGAGATCGCGTGACAGTAGAAATGTCGCCTTACGATTTGACAAAGGGACGTATTACTTATCGTTTCAAGTAA
- the rpmJ gene encoding 50S ribosomal protein L36, whose amino-acid sequence MKVRPSVKPMCDNCKVIRRNGRVMVICSNPKHKQRQGA is encoded by the coding sequence ATGAAGGTTCGTCCATCTGTTAAGCCAATGTGTGATAACTGTAAGGTTATTCGTCGCAACGGTCGTGTGATGGTGATTTGCTCAAATCCCAAGCACAAGCAACGTCAAGGTGCCTAA
- the rpsM gene encoding 30S ribosomal protein S13 has product MARIAGIDLPRDKRIVIALTYVYGIGNTTAKKVLAEANVSEDVRVRDLTPDQEDAIRAIVDGIKVEGDLRREVSLNIKKLQEIASYRGIRHRKSLPVRGQNTKNNARTRKGPAVAIAGKKK; this is encoded by the coding sequence ATGGCTCGTATTGCTGGTATTGATTTGCCTCGCGATAAGCGTATCGTGATCGCATTGACATACGTATACGGAATCGGTAACACTACTGCTAAGAAGGTTTTGGCAGAAGCGAACGTTTCTGAAGACGTCCGTGTTCGTGATTTGACTCCTGACCAAGAAGACGCCATCCGTGCCATCGTTGATGGTATCAAGGTGGAAGGTGACTTGCGTCGTGAAGTCTCATTGAACATTAAGAAGTTGCAAGAAATCGCATCATACCGCGGCATTCGTCACCGTAAGAGCTTGCCTGTTCGTGGTCAAAACACGAAGAACAATGCTCGTACGCGCAAAGGCCCAGCTGTTGCGATTGCAGGTAAGAAGAAGTAA
- the rpsK gene encoding 30S ribosomal protein S11, with the protein MAGRTNRKRRVKKNIEAGVAHIHATFNNTIVMITDVQGNAVAWSSAGSLGFKGSRKSTPFAAQMAAEAAAKGAMDNGMKTVEVTVKGPGSGRESAIRALAAAGLDVTAIKDVTPVPHNGSRPPKRRRV; encoded by the coding sequence ATGGCAGGTCGTACTAATCGTAAGCGTCGTGTAAAAAAGAATATTGAAGCTGGTGTTGCACACATCCATGCTACATTCAACAACACGATTGTAATGATCACTGATGTACAAGGTAACGCTGTTGCCTGGTCATCAGCTGGTTCTCTTGGATTCAAGGGTAGCCGTAAGTCAACACCATTTGCTGCGCAAATGGCTGCTGAGGCTGCTGCTAAGGGAGCTATGGATAACGGAATGAAGACAGTTGAAGTAACTGTTAAGGGACCTGGTTCAGGTCGTGAATCTGCTATCCGTGCGTTGGCCGCTGCTGGTTTGGATGTAACAGCTATCAAGGATGTTACTCCAGTACCACACAACGGTTCACGTCCACCAAAGCGTCGTCGTGTCTAA
- a CDS encoding DNA-directed RNA polymerase subunit alpha: protein MLEFENPKITLVEEDSNYGKFVVEPLERGYGTTLGNSLRRVLLSSLPGAAINSVQIDTVLHEFSTIEGVVEDVTQIILNLKKVSMRIDSDEEKTLEINVTGPATVTAGDIAGDSDVEILNKDLYIATVAAGATLHMTLSAVRGRGYVSGDQNKELHDEMPIGVLAIDSIFTPIERVNYQVENTRVGQRDDFDKLTLDIWTDGSLTPTEAISLGARILSDHLTQFVELSERAVTTQVMAEKEEAEAPKHADSPIEELDLSVRSYNCLKRAGINSVQELTDRTESQMMAVRNLGRKSLDEIQEKLALLGLGFRKED from the coding sequence ATGCTTGAATTCGAAAACCCAAAGATCACACTGGTTGAAGAAGATAGTAATTACGGCAAGTTTGTAGTTGAGCCACTTGAGCGCGGTTACGGAACTACGCTTGGTAACTCACTACGCCGTGTATTGTTGTCATCATTGCCAGGTGCTGCTATTAATTCTGTTCAAATTGATACAGTTTTGCATGAATTTTCAACGATCGAAGGTGTTGTTGAAGACGTCACGCAAATTATTTTGAACCTAAAAAAGGTTTCAATGCGCATCGACAGTGATGAAGAGAAAACGCTCGAAATCAATGTGACTGGTCCTGCTACGGTAACGGCCGGTGACATTGCTGGAGATAGTGATGTTGAGATCTTGAATAAAGATTTGTACATTGCTACGGTTGCGGCTGGGGCTACATTGCACATGACTTTGTCTGCTGTACGTGGACGTGGTTATGTGTCAGGTGACCAGAATAAGGAATTGCATGATGAAATGCCAATTGGCGTTCTAGCAATTGATTCAATCTTTACCCCAATCGAGCGCGTCAACTACCAAGTTGAAAACACGCGTGTCGGACAACGTGACGACTTTGATAAGTTGACTTTGGACATCTGGACTGATGGATCATTGACGCCAACGGAAGCAATTTCATTGGGTGCTCGTATCCTTTCAGATCATTTGACTCAATTTGTTGAATTGTCAGAGCGCGCGGTAACTACACAAGTGATGGCAGAGAAGGAAGAAGCTGAGGCACCTAAGCATGCCGATAGCCCAATTGAAGAATTGGACTTGTCAGTTCGTTCTTATAATTGTCTCAAAAGGGCCGGAATCAACTCTGTTCAAGAGTTGACGGATCGTACAGAATCTCAAATGATGGCGGTTCGCAACCTCGGTCGGAAATCACTTGACGAAATCCAAGAAAAGCTTGCGTTGCTTGGATTGGGATTCCGCAAGGAAGATTAG
- the rplQ gene encoding 50S ribosomal protein L17 produces the protein MSYRKLGRTSSQRKALLRDLTTALLVNGRIETTEARAKEVRRTAEKMITLGKHGDLASRRKAAAFLRNIVADVETTEDNKVKVETALQHLFNDVAPRFEGRAGGYTRILKTVQRRGDAAQMVILELVD, from the coding sequence ATGTCATACCGTAAGTTGGGACGCACTAGCTCACAACGTAAGGCTTTGTTGCGCGACTTGACTACTGCATTGTTAGTAAATGGTCGTATTGAAACTACTGAAGCACGCGCTAAGGAAGTTCGCCGCACTGCCGAGAAGATGATCACTTTGGGTAAGCATGGTGATTTGGCTTCACGTCGTAAGGCTGCTGCTTTCTTGCGTAACATTGTTGCTGACGTAGAAACTACTGAAGACAACAAGGTTAAGGTTGAAACGGCATTGCAACATTTGTTTAACGATGTTGCACCTCGTTTCGAAGGCCGCGCGGGTGGTTACACTCGTATTTTGAAGACTGTACAACGTCGTGGTGACGCTGCACAAATGGTTATCTTGGAATTGGTTGACTAA
- a CDS encoding VIT1/CCC1 transporter family protein gives MDYKKLALSEKLNIIRAGVLGANDGIIGGAGVILGMTGATTNNAVVFVAGIAEMLAVAFSMASGEFVSVSSQKDTEKAVVAKAETLLATQPSTVHDEIAIHYEKRGADPRLAARVADDLMKKDALVHYVQIKYGIVVGKYLSPAHALIASFIASISGGIWPLLSVILLPESLKVIGTILATLWALFLTGWLSSWAGRAPRMPAILRNIVTGVLTMAFTYWLGTLLQ, from the coding sequence ATGGACTATAAAAAATTGGCTTTATCAGAAAAATTGAATATTATTCGTGCTGGAGTATTGGGCGCTAATGACGGTATTATCGGTGGCGCTGGGGTCATTCTTGGGATGACTGGAGCTACTACCAATAATGCCGTCGTCTTTGTAGCTGGTATTGCTGAAATGCTGGCTGTTGCTTTTTCTATGGCATCAGGAGAGTTTGTTTCGGTTTCGTCACAAAAAGATACCGAAAAAGCAGTAGTTGCAAAAGCTGAGACTCTTTTGGCCACCCAACCTAGCACTGTGCATGATGAAATAGCTATACACTATGAAAAGCGGGGTGCTGATCCTAGATTAGCCGCACGTGTGGCAGATGATCTTATGAAAAAGGATGCTTTGGTCCACTATGTACAAATTAAGTACGGCATTGTAGTTGGAAAATATTTAAGTCCTGCGCATGCCTTAATAGCGTCATTTATCGCGTCGATATCCGGTGGCATCTGGCCGTTATTATCTGTGATATTACTACCCGAAAGTCTCAAAGTGATAGGGACCATTTTAGCAACACTTTGGGCCCTGTTTTTAACCGGTTGGCTAAGCTCTTGGGCAGGGCGGGCACCAAGAATGCCAGCTATTTTGCGCAACATAGTCACAGGGGTACTGACAATGGCCTTCACTTATTGGCTTGGTACCTTATTGCAGTAG
- a CDS encoding VIT1/CCC1 transporter family protein: protein MDIQINKKINILRAIVMGANDGIISIAGVVFGVYGASMNTWTIFLAGLTATIAGTFSMATGEYVSVNAQLDSERSAKDAQKMALTNNFSQEAQFLIQHYQTDGISAENAQLLAQQSMQKDALKETLNARYGINEDDFISPTDAAIASMVAFPIGAFLPMISMTFVPVAYRVITTIVFVIGALILTGYFSAVYGNTPKKTMILRNVMMGLLTMFMTYLIGLLMAL, encoded by the coding sequence ATGGATATACAGATTAATAAAAAAATAAATATTCTACGTGCGATTGTGATGGGCGCAAACGACGGTATTATTTCAATTGCTGGCGTTGTTTTTGGTGTTTACGGGGCCTCAATGAATACTTGGACAATTTTTCTGGCTGGTCTGACAGCAACGATCGCCGGCACTTTTTCCATGGCCACGGGGGAATATGTATCCGTAAATGCGCAATTAGATTCAGAACGTTCAGCCAAAGATGCACAAAAAATGGCGCTAACTAATAATTTTTCACAAGAAGCGCAGTTTCTGATACAGCACTATCAAACAGATGGCATCAGTGCGGAAAACGCACAATTACTTGCGCAACAAAGCATGCAAAAAGATGCATTGAAAGAAACTTTGAATGCGCGCTATGGCATAAACGAAGACGATTTCATCTCACCAACTGACGCTGCCATTGCATCAATGGTGGCTTTTCCAATTGGCGCCTTCTTACCAATGATCAGTATGACCTTTGTACCAGTAGCATACCGTGTCATCACAACGATAGTTTTTGTAATTGGCGCCTTAATTTTAACCGGCTATTTCTCAGCTGTCTATGGCAATACACCAAAAAAAACAATGATTTTACGAAATGTGATGATGGGACTATTAACCATGTTCATGACATATTTAATTGGATTATTAATGGCTTTATAA
- a CDS encoding Crp/Fnr family transcriptional regulator, translating into MIVFLRNNKVAMWVLTVLRVWLGYNWAVDGFEKVTAKGGFHADGMIMAALKAPVMTPAKTKAFPWYDTFLQLTTGNGKSHAALNAFSFAVSWGELLVGLGLIFGTLTLAAAFFGLLMNFSYLGAGVVSVNPTYIFIEFMILIGGYNSARIGLDRWVTPFLRSKFAFLNNDIEVK; encoded by the coding sequence ATGATTGTATTTTTGCGTAACAACAAAGTAGCAATGTGGGTTTTGACGGTATTACGGGTATGGTTGGGATATAACTGGGCCGTGGATGGTTTTGAAAAGGTAACAGCTAAAGGTGGCTTCCATGCCGATGGTATGATTATGGCTGCTTTAAAGGCCCCCGTAATGACACCAGCGAAGACCAAGGCATTCCCTTGGTATGATACTTTCTTGCAATTGACCACTGGTAACGGTAAGTCACACGCTGCCCTGAACGCATTTTCATTTGCAGTGTCATGGGGTGAGCTTCTCGTTGGCTTGGGCTTAATTTTTGGTACGTTGACTCTAGCAGCTGCCTTCTTCGGTTTGCTCATGAACTTCTCGTATTTAGGAGCTGGGGTCGTTTCAGTTAACCCAACTTACATCTTTATTGAATTTATGATTTTAATCGGTGGGTATAACTCAGCACGTATTGGTTTGGACCGTTGGGTAACGCCATTCTTGCGATCAAAATTTGCTTTTTTAAACAATGATATTGAAGTTAAGTAA